The Phaeodactylum tricornutum CCAP 1055/1 chromosome 8, whole genome shotgun sequence genome has a window encoding:
- the GltD gene encoding synthase of glutamate synthase (Glutamate synthase, NADH/NADPH, small subunit), whose translation MLSSVSRRVLSHHQARRFKSTHVKGSSSAGHGPIGEDGRHEIWREGIYDHDNEPKIKRRDGSYSSIEKLRGFLNYERNPEPYRKPLERVMDWGELNPTEEDELHHTDLERKVQAARCMDCGTPFCQTHTGCPVNNLIPEWNNLVYNGQWEEAIDRLHKTNNFPEFTGRVCPAPCEGSCVAGLVDSPVTIKNIEYAIVDRAWKDGLITPRIPKERTGMTVAVIGSGPAGLAAADQLNQLGHKVTVYERADRVGGLLMYGIPNMKLEKETVDRRVNLLREEGIEFVTNADIGNNVDINELRSNHDALALCMGATKPRDLPVPGRELKGVHFAMEFLTANQKRLLMTKEGTLESKWEKDNFITAAGKDVIVIGGGDTGTDCIGTSMRHRCKSVTNFELMPQPPMDRATDNPWPQWPRVFGLDYGHAEVQAVFGKDPRVYSVMTKEFIGDDQGRVKALITQDVEISDKGPKAIEGSEREFPCDLVVLSMGFVSPEDYVVGELGLDTDQRNNIHATYGDFRTNVEGVFAGGDCRRGQSLVVWAINEGRGMAASCNEYLQAKRDTKFSPSHQTGVFHNLSSLSPKM comes from the exons ATGTTGAGCAGCGTTTCCCGTCGAGTCTTGAGCCACCACCAGGCCCGCAGGTTCAAGAGCACTCACGTCAAAGGCTCTTCGTCCGCAGGCCACGGCCCTATTGGCGAAGATGGGCGTCATGAAATCTGGAGAGAAGGCATTTACGATCACGACAACGAACCAAA AATCAAGCGTCGTGATGGTTCCTATTCCTCTATTGAGAAGCTGCGTGGTTTTCTGAATTACGAGCGCAACCCCGAGCCGTACCGAAAGCCGTTGGAGCGTGTCATGGACTGGGGTGAGCTCAATCCCACGGAGGAAGACGAGCTCCACCACACGGACCTGGAGCGCAAGGTCCAGGCCGCACGGTGCATGGACTGCGGCACGCCTTTTTGCCAAACCCATACGGGATGTCCCGTCAACAACCTTATTCCCGAATGGAACAATCTCGTTTACAATGGGCAATGGGAAGAAGCCATCGATCGATTGCACAAAACCAACAACTTTCCCGAATTCACCGGTCGTGTTTGTCCGGCTCCTTGTGAGGGATCCTGCGTGGCTGGTCTCGTTGACAGCCCCGTCACAATCAAAAATATTGAATACGCCATTGTCGACCGGGCGTGGAAGGACGGACTCATTACGCCTCGCATTCCCAAGGAACGCACCGGCATGACGGTGGCGGTGATTGGTTCAGGCCCGGCTGGATTGGCGGCTGCCGATCAACTCAACCAGCTCGGGCACAAAGTTACTGTCTACGAACGCGCCGATCGAGTCGGAGGACTGCTGATGTACGGAATCCCCAATATGAAACTCGAAAAGGAGACCGTTGATCGTCGCGTTAATTTGCTGCGGGAGGAAGGCATCGAATTTGTTACCAACGCAGACATTGGCAACAATGTAGATATCAACGAGCTTCGTTCCAATCACGACGCATTGGCGTTGTGTATGGGAGCAACCAAACCTCGTGATTTGCCCGTTCCCGGCCGTGAACTGAAGGGCGTTCATTTCGCTATG GAATTTTTGACGGCCAATCAAAAGCGTTTACTAATGACCAAGGAAGGAACACTGGAATCCAAGTGGGAAAAGGATAATTTCATAACTGCCGCGGGTAAGGATGTTATAGTAATTGGTGGTGGAGACACCGGGACGGACTGCATTGGTACCAGTATGCGCCACCGCTGCAAATCCGTCACTAACTTTGAGCTGATGCCACAACCACCCATGGATCGTGCCACAGACAATCCTTGGCCACAGTGGCCGCGCGTTTTTGGTCTAGACTACGGCCACGCCGAAGTCCAGGCCGTTTTTGGCAAGGACCCGCGAGTCTACTCTGTCATGACCAAGGAATTCATTGGTGATGATCAAGGGAGAGTCAAGGCGCTGATTACACAGGATGTGGAGATTTCTGACAAGGGCCCCAAAGCGATTGAAGGATCAGAACGGGAGTTCCCGTGTGATCTGGTTGTCCTTTCCATGGGGTTTGTGTCGCCCGAAGACTATGTGGTTGGTGAATTGGGATTAGATACGGATCAGCGCAACAACATCCACGCCACGTACGGTGATTTCCGTACCAATGTTGAAGGCGTTTTTGCGGGCGGTGATTGCCGACGTGGTCAAAGTTTGGTGGTGTGGGCAATCAACGAAGGCCGAGGTATGGCGGCTTCGTGTAACGAGTACCTGCAGGCCAAGCGTGATACCAAGTTCTCTCCCAGCCATCAAACTGGAGTGTTCCATAATCTCAGCAGTCTTTCCCCCAAGATGTAA
- a CDS encoding predicted protein, with the protein MTSDPNELVTKKSLAIALSAPRAPPSGSTHRAAMLGREVTENPYHKSLTDTTSPRLQQRLFRQLRNAYRTAASHAPHPHLPSALDTGDVVTRALGAWLSVASQNRFRDSGGFRRLVDFLVVLSAPAIPLSAPSAGWNFLMLTKQVKKLRYGLNSLQYIDFFLPYDPAETFTNTRSARRLIFFVHGGAWGSGEPWMYRLVAGAFLELGYAVAIVGYRTYPDGTVVDQVADLRDAAAFLAQTHPAWCERQVTVMGHSSGAHIALLFLVDRFITSTKLSVTANGSGDFRIDSFVGLSGPYDISHHFDYEANRGVEEMSPLKPANGYTRQSFRTHSPALRLLDSLACQVESNRVIDKLFPLLVLIHGIEDDTVPFTATAEAGRILRSCGALCQEIYITETRHQDMVMQIMLGGKTLDAVIDWIQLLHHESPAPTPIYKVHAK; encoded by the coding sequence ATGACATCTGATCCCAACGAACTTGTCACAAAAAAGTCGCTCGCAATCGCTTTGTCAGCTCCAAGAGCTCCGCCTTCCGGGTCGACTCACCGTGCTGCCATGCTAGGCCGAGAGGTGACGGAAAATCCGTATCACAAATCGTTGACCGACACGACCAGTCCTCGTCTCCAACAACGCCTTTTCCGCCAGCTGCGCAACGCGTATCGAACCGCTGCAAGCCATGCACCGCATCCTCATCTGCCTTCGGCTCTGGATACTGGGGACGTCGTGACACGTGCACTGGGAGCGTGGCTGAGCGTGGCGTCCCAAAATCGATTTCGTGATTCGGGAGGCTTTCGGCGTTTGGTCGACTTCCTCGTCGTACTTTCGGCACCCGCAATTCCACTTTCCGCGCCGTCGGCAGGCTGGAATTTCTTGATGCTCACTAAGCAAGTAAAGAAATTGCGGTACGGATTGAATTCTCTGCAATATATCGACTTCTTTCTACCTTACGATCCTGCCGAAACGTTTACGAACACTAGGTCAGCTCGCCGATTGATTTTCTTCGTACACGGTGGTGCCTGGGGAAGCGGTGAGCCATGGATGTATCGTCTGGTGGCTGGTGCTTTTTTGGAACTAGGCTACGCCGTGGCGATTGTGGGTTACCGAACCTACCCGGACGGTACTGTTGTCGACCAAGTTGCTGATCTCCGGGATGCTGCGGCATTTTTAGCACAAACGCATCCTGCCTGGTGCGAACGTCAAGTCACCGTCATGGGTCATTCCTCGGGTGCGCATATAGCCTTACTGTTTTTAGTGGATCGCTTCATCACGAGTACAAAGCTTTCCGTCACTGCTAATGGTAGCGGAGACTTCCGTATCGATTCCTTCGTCGGGTTGTCGGGACCCTACGATATTTCGCATCATTTCGACTACGAAGCAAATCGCGGTGTAGAAGAAATGTCGCCACTCAAACCGGCAAATGGATATACTCGCCAGAGCTTTCGCACACATTCACCGGCTCTTCGTCTCCTAGATTCTTTGGCATGCCAAGTTGAATCAAACAGGGTGATTGACAAGCTCTTCCCCCTTTTGGTTTTAATTCACGGTATTGAAGATGATACGGTACCTTTCACAGCAACTGCTGAGGCTGGACGGATTCTGAGAAGCTGTGGAGCCCTTTGCCAAGAAATTTACATCACTGAGACGAGACATCAGGATATGGTCATGCAGATAATGCTGGGTGGCAAGACCCTAGATGCTGTTATTGACTGGATTCAGTTACTACATCACGAGTCGCCAGCACCGACGCCAATATATAAAGTACATGCAAAA
- a CDS encoding predicted protein: MKISGDARIPCPGVHVVTLLLAFTLAAQQPLSSQAFAPLGLIVDTPAVVKRKMTFLLQESRFKADKGETGPSSSSSFDPFLLSDSTEITEISTLTDMQIEDLQKSQEKDGGLSIWAARGLLLLVAAIWGTNFASVKYLETLCFHPPCHHPPSEFAFARFGLAALVSFPLLINQRKDVILAGLECGIWITLGYVCQAVALADISSGKCAFICSLTVVFVPVVSAILYGKPIKPMNVAAAMVALAGVGVLEGMLGIPEMLGIQAASAQTEVVPSTTNALASSSLETASAIGPIQSVANALGVQRGDILALGQPIGFGYSFCRIEHYQEKFENVPNRVLTIAAAQCVAAGFLSMMWVLSDYQWHFPDFGYLAEPHRVATIAWTGMVTTVFAIFLEGIALQKATATDAAITFSSEPVWASLFGLALLNEQLGATSYVGGAIIMMACLIGSVSDLGEEEKLAIAEGAVVVDIDAAPKK, encoded by the exons ATGAAAATATCTGGAGATGCAAGGATTCCTTGTCCTGGTGTGCATGTTGTCACCCTATTGCTTGCGTTTACTCTGGCGGCGCAACAACCTCTGTCTTCCCAAGCGTTTGCTCCCCTTGGCCTGATCGTCGACACACCTGCTGTGGTCAAGAGGAAAATGACGTTCCTGCTGCAGGAGTCTCGCTTCAAGGCGGACAAAGGAGAGACCGGaccttcatcttcttcttcctttgaCCCTTTTCTGCTTTCGGACAGCACCGAAATTACCGAAATTTCGACCCTTACCGACATGCAGATAGAAGACTTGCAAAAATCACAAGAAAAGGATGGCGGCCTTTCTATATGGGCAGCGCGTGGGCTTTTGCTCCTCGTAGCCGCTATTTGGGGCACCAATTTTGCG AGCGTCAAGTACCTCGAGACTCTATGCTTCCATCCTCCGTGCCACCATCCGCCTTCCGAATTTGCCTTTGCACGATTCGGTTTAGCAGCGTTGGTCAGttttcctcttttgattAATCAACGCAAGGACGTGATTCTCGCCGGACTCGAATGCGGAATTTGGATCACCCTCGGTTACGTGTGCCAGGCGGTGGCCTTGGCAGATATTTCCAGTGGAAAATGCGCCTTTATTTGCAGTCTCACAGTAGTCTTTGTGCCCGTCGTTTCGGCGATTTTGTACGGCAAACCCATCAAACCCATGAATGtggccgccgccatggtTGCTCTGGCAGGTGTAGGTGTACTCGAGGGCATGTTAGGTATACCCGAAATGCTGGGTATCCAAGCGGCATCTGCCCAGACGGAAGTTGTACCGTCGACTACGAATGCGCTAGCATCATCATCGCTCGAAACCGCTTCGGCTATAGGACCTATCCAGTCCGTTGCCAATGCCTTGGGTGTGCAGCGAGGCGACATCTTGGCTCTTGGTCAGCCGATTGGGTTCGGATACAGCTTTTGCCGTATCGAACACTACCAGGAAAAGTTCGAAAACGTTCCAAACCGCGTTCTTACTATTGCCGCGGCACAATGCGTTGCCGCAGGATTTCTGAGTATGAtgtgggtcttgtcggactATCAGTGGCATTTCCCGGACTTTGGCTACCTGGCGGAGCCTCATCGCGTGGCCACAATTGCATGGACGGGTATGGTCACGACCGTGTTTGCAATATTTTTGGAAGGAATCGCTCTCCAAAAAGCCACCGCGACTGACGCTGCCATTACATTTTCCAGCGAACCGGTCTGGGCAAGTTTGTTTGGACTCGCGCTTTTGAATGAACAGCTTGGTGCAACCTCATATGTTGGCGGTGCCATCATCATGATGGCCTGTTTAATCGGCTCTGTATCAGATTTGggcgaagaagaaaagcttgCCATAGCCGAAGGagccgttgttgttgatatCGACGCTGCACCAAAAAAATAA
- a CDS encoding predicted protein, producing MRSLVSQPHAVVVGLFLLVHTQHSLSFNLVKTRLSVGRNTDGVIDHDFADDHPNVMSIPACHGPFSPDLLTNYWGRSPLLIRSAFHAEALTEVWPSQADLLELALDDDEISSDSARIITHTSGRLDSFASQLGPFSTSTIQGLEHGDKMWTLIVNDVDRYVSTLADWMDDEFGFLPRWRRDDAQISMARTGGGIGPHVDSYDVFLTQTSGQRTWLVGNTMTVQEEMNTLIPDLSVRILRDVSNHNESSHAYTRLELQPGDVLYLPPRYVHWGTALTDDCVTLSVGARSPSSAELVARIAETMLGSVSVHAVQRYTDPDLLQEVNGAPLHSMTNHAKDSMKTMVLDAVHEITDDPMRWDELVAKLATEPKRMSENALVPYNEIKDSEYLAIWGGTPRDALARIREGRGALYRIEGVSFATSRVEYDGVITERLFAHGSMWEICDDELATAVLCRIEKGKPITISHIEGLSAPLAELLTNLISEGILYASEDLS from the coding sequence ATGAGGTCCTTGGTCTCACAGCCGCATGCAGTAGTGGTTGGCCTGTTCTTGTTAGTCCACACACAGCATAGTCTCTCGTTCAATCTCGTGAAAACGAGGCTATCTGTCGGACGCAATACCGATGGGGTTATTGATCATGACTTCGCGGACGATCATCCCAACGTGATGTCGATTCCTGCTTGTCACGGTCCGTTCAGCCCCGACTTACTGACCAATTACTGGGGACGCTCTCCGCTATTGATTCGATCAGCTTTTCATGCCGAAGCTTTGACGGAAGTTTGGCCCAGCCAAGCCGATCTGTTGGAACTCGCgctcgacgatgacgaaaTCAGTAGCGATTCGGCCCGGATTATAACGCATACCTCTGGGCGCCTTGATTCCTTTGCCTCACAATTAGGACCGTTCTCCACTTCCACTATTCAAGGACTTGAACATGGAGACAAGATGTGGACTCTAATCGTCAACGATGTGGATCGATACGTGTCGACACTCGCCGATTGGATGGACGACGAATTTGGATTCTTGCCCCGTTGGCGTCGCGACGATGCGCAGATTAGTATGGCACGCACGGGTGGGGGCATTGGTCCCCACGTCGATAGCTACGATGTCTTTTTGACTCAAACATCCGGTCAACGAACCTGGCTCGTGGGAAACACCATGACGgtccaagaagaaatgaacaCGCTCATACCCGATTTGTCGGTCCGCATTTTGCGAGACGTCAGCAACCACAACGAGAGCTCCCACGCGTATACCCGACTGGAACTGCAACCTGGCGATGTGCTGTACCTTCCACCCCGATACGTACACTGGGGTACAGCTCTCACGGATGATTGCGTGACGTTGAGTGTTGGAGCACGGTCGCCGTCAAGTGCCGAGCTGGTAGCGCGAATCGCCGAAACCATGCTGGGGTCCGTCTCGGTTCACGCCGTGCAACGGTACACGGATCCAGACTTGCTACAAGAAGTAAACGGTGCACCGTTACATTCAATGACCAATCACGCCAAAGATAGTATGAAGACCATGGTTCTCGATGCGGTGCACGAAATCACGGATGATCCGATGCGTTGGGATGAACTTGTCGCCAAGCTAGCCACCGAGCCCAAACGGATGTCAGAGAACGCTCTGGTTCCCTATAACGAAATAAAAGACTCCGAGTATCTGGCAATTTGGGGAGGAACGCCGCGGGATGCGCTTGCACGGATACGCGAAGGTCGGGGCGCCCTCTATCGAATAGAAGGCGTATCGTTTGCCACTTCACGTGTCGAATACGATGGGGTAATAACTGAACGATTATTTGCGCACGGATCAATGTGGGAAATTTGTGACGACGAGCTAGCTACGGCAGTTCTTTGCAGAATAGAGAAAGGCAAGCCAATCACAATCAGTCACATAGAAGGTCTTTCTGCCCCTCTGGCGGAGCTACTGACAAACTTGATATCCGAAGGGATTCTATATGCCTCCGAGGATCTCTCCTAA
- a CDS encoding predicted protein, producing the protein MREDAFGIFRYRYHYTTTYGLMSSDSEERDGFQQIQEQQQQQQHPPLHMRITRRTSITPINEPIEYTSFVCGLLAGVAQAGIFNPYDRALYLSVTNHRPFLAWENWRSPYTGFFQSIGGRALSGGLYFPLEHLFLRILGQHQPTRRCQRSDMDPKYNLLAGTAAGLANAVVLNPVSAIKYKTWGREVNQGMLKEAFGMVKKSGSLRPFGNGLVPTIYRDVVFGACYTWLRLQIQYSFQLYPHEQWKGNLTAAALATVLSGPFNYVRNIQYATSSRDRADGTLQVLRSLAHETGEQPTVARQLYYLQNRLRIGWGTARVACGITFAHGVYDWLHENLHESVQRLSLSNV; encoded by the coding sequence ATGCGGGAAGATGCCTTCGGAATCTTCCGCTACCGCTACCACTACACTACTACGTACGGCCTCATGTCGAGTGATTCGGAGGAACGAGACGGTTTCCAGCAAATCcaggagcagcagcagcaacaacaacatccTCCCTTGCATATGCGCATTACCAGGAGAACCAGTATAACTCCAATCAACGAACCAATCGAGTACACCTCCTTTGTGTGTGGACTTTTGGCGGGAGTAGCGCAAGCTGGTATCTTCAATCCCTACGATCGGGCTCTGTACTTATCGGTCACGAATCATCGACCTTTCTTGGCCTGGGAGAACTGGCGATCACCCTACACGGGCTTTTTCCAATCCATCGGGGGACGAGCCCTCTCCGGCGGGCTATACTTTCCCTTGGAGCATTTGTTTCTACGCATTTTGGGTCAACATCAACCCACTCGTCGCTGCCAACGCAGTGATATGGATCCCAAATACAATTTGCTGGCCGGTACCGCCGCCGGTCTGGCGAATGCGGTGGTCCTGAACCCCGTGTCGGCCATCAAATACAAGACCTGGGGGCGTGAAGTCAATCAGGGAATGCTCAAAGAAGCCTTCGGTATGGTGAAGAAATCGGGATCGCTACGACCCTTCGGCAACGGGCTTGTACCGACCATTTATCGGGATGTCGTGTTCGGAGCCTGCTATACCTGGTTACGCTTGCAGATTCAGTACAGCTTTCAACTCTATCCCCACGAACAATGGAAAGGAAATCTTACAGCAGCAGCGCTAGCCACGGTTCTTTCCGGACCATTCAATTATGTTCGGAATATACAGTACGCAACATCCTCACGGGATCGAGCGGATGGCACTCTACAAGTGCTTCGCAGTCTGGCACACGAGACCGGTGAACAGCCTACGGTTGCCAGACAATTGTACTATTTGCAAAATCGGCTAAGGATTGGCTGGGGAACTGCTCGAGTCGCCTGTGGTATTACCTTTGCACACGGAGTGTACGACTGGCTACACGAAAATCTCCACGAGTCTGTGCAACGCTTGTCCTTATCCAACGTGTAA
- a CDS encoding predicted protein, protein MNSTGNGEENDTGAPLPDFRTSGIQLHTVAPALGVIGKNTPDYLDYDTKGRGIIVTMFANAGMSYVLGTTFGGVYGVRQGLVATPSNRFRVKLNSVLNHSGRYGSRAGNTLGVFAVLYSLYEGLADHYDLEETLGVRDISPAAASFVSPAFGAVMAGATYYGPSGPRVAALAGALGFGSVAVTYAAYTVLGIPYGSRGYLFL, encoded by the exons ATGAATAGCACTGGAAACGGCGAAGAAAACGACACGGGTGCTCCCTTGCCCGATTTTCGCACGTCCGGTATCCAGTTACATACAGTGGCTCCAGCCCTTGGCGTGATCGGGAAGAACACCCCGGATTATTTAGATTACGATACCAAAGGACGAGGGATAATCGTAACTATGTTCGCAAATGCTGGTATGAGCTATGTATTGGGGACGACTTTCGGTGGAGTATACGGAGTTCGACAAGGCCTAGTCGCGACCCCGTCCAATCGATTCCGAGTGAAGCTGAATTCCGTTCTAAATCACTCGGGAAGGTACGGCAGTCGAGCTGGAAATACTCTTGGCGTCTTCGCTGTTTTGTATTCTTTATACGAAGGCTTGGCTGATCAT TATGATTTGGAGGAAACACTGGGTGTACGGGACATTTCACCAGCAGCGGCATCCTTTGTGAGCCCTGCCTTTGGTGCCGTAATGGCGGGTGCAACCTACTACGGACCATCCGGTCCCCGTGTGGCCGCATTGGCGGGAGCACTCGGTTTTGGCAGTGTGGCCGTAACGTACGCTGCCTACACGGTATTGGGCATTCCGTACGGAAGTCGCGGCTATTTGTTCCTCTAG